The proteins below come from a single Streptomyces sp. SCSIO 75703 genomic window:
- a CDS encoding NAD(P)H-binding protein — protein MRTTPADTRNTGGTVLVTGGTGKTGRRTVALLRKLGVRTRAASRSGATPFDWADPTTWQAALDQVDAVYIVPLDTSPSPTPAFVEQAVAGGVRRLVLLSARGVDVPGYFGSSYEGGGPHAQGEAAVRSSGAAWTILRPGWFAQNFSEGVFLDGVRAGELALPTGSGSAAFVDADDIAAVAAAALTEDGHDGEVYELSGPRALGIADVLDEIAKATGTRAAYVPVEESVFRAGLVAEGLPEEEAALWTDAMKPIRTSREAPVTDGVQRALGRPPRDIADFVRDASAAGAWS, from the coding sequence ATGCGCACGACACCCGCGGACACGAGGAATACCGGGGGCACCGTGCTGGTGACCGGCGGCACCGGCAAGACCGGCCGCCGGACGGTGGCCCTGCTCCGCAAACTGGGCGTACGGACCCGAGCGGCCTCACGGTCGGGGGCCACTCCCTTCGACTGGGCCGACCCGACGACCTGGCAGGCGGCCCTCGACCAGGTCGACGCCGTCTACATCGTCCCGCTGGACACCTCGCCCTCCCCGACGCCCGCCTTCGTCGAACAGGCCGTCGCCGGCGGGGTGCGACGGCTGGTGCTGCTCTCGGCCCGGGGCGTGGACGTGCCCGGATACTTCGGCTCCTCCTACGAGGGCGGCGGCCCGCACGCGCAGGGCGAGGCGGCCGTCCGGTCGTCGGGCGCCGCCTGGACGATCCTGCGGCCCGGCTGGTTCGCCCAGAACTTCAGTGAGGGCGTCTTCCTCGACGGCGTCCGCGCCGGCGAACTGGCCCTGCCCACCGGCAGCGGGTCCGCCGCGTTCGTCGACGCCGACGACATCGCAGCGGTCGCCGCCGCGGCCCTGACCGAGGACGGCCACGACGGCGAGGTGTACGAACTCTCCGGCCCCCGGGCGCTCGGGATCGCCGACGTCCTCGACGAGATCGCGAAGGCAACCGGCACGCGTGCCGCCTACGTCCCGGTGGAGGAGTCCGTCTTCCGGGCCGGGCTGGTGGCAGAGGGACTGCCCGAGGAGGAGGCCGCACTCTGGACCGACGCGATGAAGCCGATCCGCACGAGCCGGGAGGCACCGGTCACGGACGGCGTACAAAGAGCACTCGGCCGCCCGCCGCGCGACATCGCCGACTTCGTCCGTGACGCGTCGGCGGCGGGCGCCTGGTCCTGA
- a CDS encoding RNA polymerase sigma factor yields the protein MARGDRGAFDELYRRTSPWLAVRLRRRCADEQIVAEVMQETYLAVWRAAGAFAGSAVGGTAVGWLWTIAARRLVDAFRRRAHHAEPPVTAAERAVAPAAEDEALAGTVDGDVGDALRRLAPELREVLQAMVLDGFSVRETAVLLRLPEGTVKTRARRARIAMREALA from the coding sequence GTGGCCAGAGGTGACCGCGGGGCGTTCGACGAGTTGTACCGGCGCACGTCGCCGTGGCTGGCTGTGCGGTTGCGCCGCCGCTGCGCGGACGAGCAGATCGTCGCCGAGGTCATGCAGGAGACCTATCTGGCGGTGTGGCGCGCGGCCGGCGCATTCGCCGGGAGCGCGGTCGGCGGGACGGCCGTCGGATGGTTGTGGACGATCGCGGCGCGCCGCCTCGTCGACGCGTTCCGGCGCCGTGCCCACCATGCCGAGCCGCCGGTCACCGCCGCCGAGCGGGCGGTGGCGCCCGCGGCGGAGGACGAGGCACTGGCCGGGACCGTCGACGGGGACGTCGGTGACGCTCTTCGGCGACTGGCGCCGGAACTTCGAGAGGTCCTGCAGGCCATGGTGCTGGACGGGTTCTCCGTGCGGGAGACCGCCGTCCTGCTCAGACTGCCCGAAGGCACGGTCAAGACCCGCGCCCGCCGGGCCCGAATCGCGATGCGGGAGGCGCTGGCATGA
- a CDS encoding DoxX family protein: MNVALWITAGVLAAVCLVGSSKMFVPQKKLAAVGSSAQWALEFSPSALKAIGAVELLAALGLILPPVLGIAPVLVPLAATGLVLLFVCAVTMRLRRGEKATITGDLIYLALAAFVAWGRFGPTHFTG; the protein is encoded by the coding sequence ATGAACGTTGCGCTGTGGATCACCGCTGGAGTGCTCGCTGCTGTCTGTCTGGTGGGCAGTTCCAAGATGTTCGTGCCGCAGAAGAAGCTGGCCGCGGTGGGCTCCTCCGCGCAGTGGGCACTGGAGTTCAGCCCCAGCGCTCTCAAGGCCATTGGCGCCGTCGAACTGCTGGCTGCGCTCGGCCTGATCCTGCCCCCCGTGCTCGGCATAGCGCCGGTGCTGGTGCCGCTGGCCGCCACCGGGCTCGTTCTGCTCTTCGTCTGCGCGGTCACCATGCGCCTGCGCCGTGGCGAGAAGGCCACCATCACGGGCGACCTGATCTACCTTGCCCTGGCTGCCTTCGTCGCATGGGGCCGCTTCGGTCCCACACACTTCACCGGCTGA
- a CDS encoding RNA polymerase sigma-70 factor: MGKVEEFEELRPLLFSIAYRILGSVGEAEDAVQETWLRYDASTTRPVSVKAFLSATVTRIAIDVLRSARVRREEYVGPWLPEPLLDDPYEEPARAAELSDSVSMAALLLLERLSPLERSVFVLREVFAFGFDEIAAALGRSEAACRQLLVRARRHMNEGRPRFEADRQERQELARRFFEALAQGDVDGLQSLLSADVQLVGDGGGKAPQLARAVAGAENVARLLATVYPLMTRVDITCEPREVNGQPGALFRDRDCKILHVLTLDMFDGQIQTIRSVINPDKLGHLGPVADAWAVDREVKQARSQTR, translated from the coding sequence GTGGGCAAGGTCGAGGAGTTCGAGGAGCTGCGGCCGTTGCTGTTCTCGATCGCCTACCGGATCCTGGGCAGTGTGGGCGAGGCTGAGGACGCGGTGCAGGAGACCTGGCTCCGTTACGACGCCTCGACCACCCGGCCGGTGTCGGTCAAGGCGTTCCTGTCGGCCACGGTGACGCGGATCGCCATCGACGTGCTGCGCTCCGCTCGGGTGCGGCGGGAGGAGTACGTCGGTCCGTGGTTGCCCGAGCCGCTCCTGGACGATCCGTACGAGGAGCCGGCACGCGCAGCGGAGCTGTCCGACTCGGTGTCGATGGCGGCGCTGCTGCTCCTGGAGCGGCTCAGCCCGCTGGAGCGGTCGGTGTTCGTGCTGCGGGAGGTCTTCGCCTTCGGCTTCGACGAGATCGCCGCGGCCCTGGGACGCTCGGAGGCGGCGTGCAGACAACTGCTCGTACGGGCCCGCCGCCACATGAACGAGGGACGACCGCGATTCGAAGCGGACCGCCAGGAGCGGCAGGAACTGGCGAGGCGGTTCTTCGAGGCACTGGCGCAGGGAGACGTGGACGGACTGCAGAGTCTGCTGTCGGCCGATGTCCAGCTCGTCGGGGACGGCGGTGGCAAGGCCCCGCAGCTGGCCAGGGCCGTCGCCGGCGCCGAGAACGTGGCCCGGCTGCTCGCCACCGTGTACCCGCTGATGACACGGGTCGACATCACGTGCGAACCGCGTGAGGTCAACGGCCAGCCGGGCGCGCTCTTCCGCGATCGCGACTGCAAGATCCTCCACGTCCTCACCCTCGACATGTTCGACGGTCAGATCCAGACCATCCGCTCGGTCATCAACCCCGACAAGCTCGGCCACCTCGGTCCGGTCGCCGACGCCTGGGCCGTTGACCGCGAAGTGAAGCAGGCCCGTAGTCAGACCAGGTGA
- a CDS encoding FAD-binding oxidoreductase has product MTFTVSVKESEIAFDCGPDQNVLDAAETAGWAIPYSCRKGVCDTCVGSLVAGTFDVPGRGEVRGPAEVRLCHARPKSDVQIVPKWVEQRTPPVRKRLTTTVHRRRQVAPGVTILDLRYPIGRRTPFRAGQFLNIVLDDGDTRSYSLANSPQHNDLAQLHVRHEPGGVFSARILQQLEFHDTVEIEGPFGEFFVADDAEEPVILLATGTGFAPMRSIILDHAARRLTRPIHLYWGARTLDDLYLLDVVEFWTKRYPWLRFTAVLSRPHPGWEGATGHVQDVLLADHTDLSTHQIYACGGEAMINSAADALARERGVAPERFHADAFVSAAGAPAAV; this is encoded by the coding sequence ATGACATTCACCGTCAGCGTCAAGGAGTCCGAGATCGCCTTCGACTGCGGTCCGGACCAGAACGTCCTCGACGCTGCCGAGACGGCCGGCTGGGCGATCCCCTACTCGTGCCGCAAGGGCGTCTGCGATACCTGCGTGGGCAGCCTGGTCGCGGGCACCTTCGATGTGCCCGGCCGCGGCGAGGTACGCGGCCCGGCCGAGGTGCGGCTGTGCCATGCCCGCCCGAAGAGCGATGTGCAGATCGTGCCGAAGTGGGTCGAGCAGCGTACCCCGCCGGTCCGCAAGCGACTGACCACGACCGTCCACCGGAGGCGCCAGGTCGCGCCAGGCGTGACGATCCTCGACCTGCGCTACCCCATCGGGCGGCGCACGCCGTTCAGGGCAGGGCAGTTCCTCAACATCGTCCTTGACGACGGCGACACCCGGTCGTACTCACTGGCGAACTCGCCGCAGCACAACGACCTGGCTCAGCTGCATGTCCGACACGAGCCGGGCGGCGTGTTCTCCGCCAGGATCCTGCAACAGCTGGAGTTCCACGACACCGTGGAGATCGAGGGGCCGTTCGGCGAGTTCTTCGTGGCGGACGATGCCGAGGAGCCGGTCATCCTGCTGGCCACCGGAACCGGGTTCGCTCCGATGCGGTCGATCATCCTCGACCACGCCGCCCGCCGGCTCACCCGCCCCATCCACCTGTACTGGGGCGCCCGCACCCTCGACGACCTCTACCTGCTCGACGTCGTCGAGTTCTGGACCAAGCGCTACCCCTGGCTGCGGTTCACCGCGGTCCTCTCCCGCCCCCACCCGGGCTGGGAAGGTGCGACCGGGCACGTCCAGGACGTGCTCCTCGCCGACCACACCGATCTGAGCACCCACCAGATCTACGCCTGTGGCGGCGAAGCCATGATCAACTCCGCAGCCGACGCGTTGGCACGCGAACGCGGCGTGGCCCCGGAACGCTTCCACGCCGATGCGTTCGTCTCGGCCGCCGGTGCTCCGGCCGCCGTCTGA
- a CDS encoding NAD(P)H-binding protein, whose product MTTQSARPAPSGILVLGATGKTGRRLVTRLRDTGITSVRAASRSGETVFDWTLPDTWQPALAGAGAVYLVTPDDPSHVREFVRQATAAGVRRFVALSGHGIEKAGPGFAFGQGMTAGEEAVRESGAEWTVLRPNNFFQNFAEDLWLEPLRAGRLGLPIGETPEPFVDADDVAAVAATVLTQEGHTGRTYVLTGPRALTFAEATGTIAEAAGRTIRYEELTPAAYRSELLAEGRPEAAADGLGAMFALHRAGHSAKVSDDVRRVLGREPADLEPWARRMAARGTWTP is encoded by the coding sequence ATGACAACGCAGAGCGCACGCCCCGCCCCCTCCGGCATCCTCGTCCTGGGCGCCACCGGCAAGACCGGCCGCCGGCTCGTCACCCGACTGCGCGACACGGGCATCACCTCGGTCCGGGCCGCCTCCCGCTCCGGCGAGACCGTCTTCGACTGGACCCTGCCCGACACCTGGCAGCCCGCCCTCGCCGGAGCCGGGGCGGTCTACCTCGTCACGCCCGATGACCCCTCCCACGTACGGGAGTTCGTGCGGCAGGCCACAGCGGCCGGTGTACGCCGCTTCGTGGCTCTCTCCGGTCACGGCATCGAGAAAGCGGGCCCCGGCTTCGCCTTCGGCCAGGGCATGACCGCAGGTGAGGAGGCGGTCCGGGAATCCGGTGCCGAGTGGACCGTCCTGCGGCCCAACAACTTCTTCCAGAACTTCGCCGAGGACCTGTGGCTGGAGCCTCTGCGGGCAGGACGCCTGGGCCTGCCGATCGGGGAGACGCCGGAACCGTTCGTCGACGCCGACGATGTGGCGGCGGTCGCCGCGACCGTACTCACCCAGGAGGGACACACGGGCCGCACGTACGTCCTGACCGGCCCGCGCGCGCTCACCTTCGCCGAGGCCACCGGGACGATCGCCGAGGCGGCCGGCCGGACCATCCGCTACGAGGAACTCACCCCGGCCGCCTACCGGTCCGAACTCCTCGCCGAGGGCCGTCCCGAAGCCGCCGCCGACGGGCTCGGCGCCATGTTCGCCCTGCACCGGGCGGGCCACTCCGCCAAGGTGAGCGACGATGTCCGCCGGGTACTGGGCCGCGAGCCCGCCGACCTCGAGCCGTGGGCACGCCGCATGGCGGCCCGGGGGACGTGGACGCCGTAG
- a CDS encoding AraC family transcriptional regulator gives MDVFDELLRGVRGRGAVFGRSVLWPPWSLRFTDGAHLTLCVPLRGAGWIVPETGEARHVTLGDTVIVRGPAPFCFTDTAPSGTGTERAAGVREVRWGGEGPDHVVREVELDCSTVLLAAAYDVREQVPQRILRALPPVLVVSDEQDCSPMWDYLETQIGVGRPGHQTVLDRLLDWLLVCTLRDWFDRAEAEPPGWYGALGDDVAGPALRAMHEDPAHPWTTAELAGRAGVSRTTLAKRFTELVGTGPVAYLTEWRMTLAADLLTRPELTVAAVARRVGYADAFGFSAAFKRLRGESPSAYRQGAAAGGTRNRAIPAG, from the coding sequence ATGGACGTGTTCGACGAGTTGTTGCGGGGCGTGCGGGGCAGGGGCGCGGTGTTCGGCCGTTCGGTGCTGTGGCCGCCGTGGTCGCTGCGGTTCACCGACGGCGCTCACCTGACTCTGTGCGTGCCGCTGCGCGGCGCCGGATGGATTGTGCCGGAGACCGGAGAAGCGCGGCACGTGACGCTCGGCGACACGGTGATCGTCCGGGGGCCCGCACCGTTCTGCTTCACCGACACCGCGCCCAGCGGTACCGGGACGGAACGGGCGGCGGGCGTACGGGAGGTGCGCTGGGGCGGGGAGGGGCCGGACCATGTGGTCCGGGAGGTCGAACTCGACTGTTCCACCGTGCTGCTGGCTGCCGCGTACGACGTACGGGAACAGGTTCCGCAGCGGATCCTGCGTGCGCTGCCGCCGGTCCTGGTGGTCTCCGACGAGCAAGACTGCTCGCCGATGTGGGACTACCTGGAGACGCAGATCGGTGTCGGCCGGCCGGGGCACCAGACCGTGCTCGACCGGCTTCTGGACTGGCTGCTGGTGTGTACGCTGCGGGACTGGTTCGACCGTGCGGAGGCCGAACCTCCGGGGTGGTACGGCGCACTCGGCGACGACGTGGCCGGACCCGCCCTGCGCGCGATGCACGAGGATCCGGCGCATCCGTGGACGACGGCGGAGCTGGCGGGCCGGGCCGGGGTGTCGAGGACGACGCTGGCGAAGCGGTTCACGGAACTGGTCGGGACCGGGCCGGTGGCGTATCTGACCGAGTGGCGGATGACGCTCGCCGCCGATCTGCTGACCCGCCCGGAACTGACGGTGGCCGCGGTGGCCCGGCGGGTCGGCTACGCGGATGCGTTCGGCTTCAGCGCGGCGTTCAAACGGCTTCGGGGCGAGAGCCCGAGCGCGTACCGGCAGGGGGCCGCCGCCGGCGGTACGCGGAACCGCGCCATACCGGCGGGCTGA
- a CDS encoding UPF0158 family protein, whose product MTEAWTDHALKALRAACHTADGPSLLALLHTHDPADVLQQCGDALTAAVLRGVPGGRETASACTSTLRERGWPGDEVLAEQLDTVGGGAVMVLRPLSVGLEELSGLLEGDPAWGGGRIDLDTGECRPALADTEESWDEDEPEGTERWLHVPCAGSRDAYRDMEDFISTLDDRDLARFLGIAIQGPGSFRRFKDMLATSPAQLRRYWLFAAERQYGRARAWLADQGYRPAPPGGH is encoded by the coding sequence ATGACCGAGGCATGGACCGACCACGCGTTGAAGGCGCTCCGCGCCGCCTGCCACACCGCGGACGGCCCCTCCCTGCTCGCCCTGCTGCATACGCATGACCCCGCCGACGTGCTGCAGCAGTGCGGAGACGCACTCACCGCAGCCGTCCTCCGGGGCGTGCCCGGGGGCCGGGAGACGGCGAGCGCGTGCACGTCCACCCTGCGTGAACGGGGCTGGCCCGGCGACGAGGTCCTCGCCGAACAACTCGACACGGTGGGCGGCGGTGCCGTCATGGTGCTGAGGCCGCTGTCGGTCGGTCTGGAGGAACTCTCCGGTTTGCTCGAAGGCGACCCGGCCTGGGGCGGTGGCCGCATCGACCTGGACACCGGCGAGTGCCGGCCCGCCCTCGCGGACACCGAGGAGTCATGGGACGAGGACGAACCGGAAGGCACCGAGCGGTGGCTCCATGTGCCGTGCGCCGGGTCACGCGATGCCTACCGTGACATGGAGGACTTCATCTCCACCCTCGACGACCGGGACCTCGCCCGGTTCCTCGGCATCGCGATCCAGGGCCCAGGATCCTTCCGCCGTTTCAAGGACATGCTGGCCACCTCGCCGGCACAGCTGCGGCGGTACTGGTTGTTCGCCGCGGAACGGCAGTACGGCCGGGCTCGAGCCTGGCTCGCCGATCAGGGCTACCGGCCCGCGCCACCAGGCGGTCATTGA
- a CDS encoding MFS transporter, which translates to MTDTTAAAAPLRLPAFIDSRRPNRFQLGTVLLCGLVMFLDGFDTQSINYMAPAITEDWGLTKSTMGPIFSAALVGLMIGYLLVAPLSDKFGHKRLVILGVLTFSLATLTSVWVQSPEQLLAMRFITGIGLGAATPSTIALTAEYSPKRVRASLVLAIYCGFSLGFVAANYAADWLIPAYGWRAVFVAGAVAPLALVPVLLWRLPESISHLLRRGETSAAYALCRRIDPALPQVNAPQVEAESADPGKRVKLRQLVSGGQLLGTVLLWLVFSINLAMFYGLQSWMPTILSERGYSAATLATAASMTTVGGIVIAFVIGPAMDRIGSFGALSTLYLVGCGFLTLMSIVLGAPVWVVLVAIFLIGCSVSGGQKSVIALAAVYYPEEVRSTGVGWALGIGRVGGIVGPLLVGALLAAGWSHQQLFLTLAIPSALCGLIVLYLGRRAKAAAGFRSR; encoded by the coding sequence ATGACCGACACCACCGCGGCGGCCGCTCCGCTGCGTCTGCCCGCATTCATCGACAGCCGACGACCCAACAGATTCCAGCTCGGCACGGTACTGCTGTGCGGCCTGGTGATGTTCCTCGACGGCTTCGACACCCAGTCGATCAACTACATGGCCCCGGCCATCACCGAGGACTGGGGCCTGACGAAGAGCACGATGGGCCCCATCTTCTCCGCAGCCCTGGTCGGCCTGATGATCGGCTACCTGCTCGTCGCCCCGCTCTCCGACAAGTTCGGCCACAAGCGCCTCGTCATCCTCGGCGTGCTGACCTTCTCGCTGGCCACCCTCACCTCGGTGTGGGTACAGAGTCCCGAGCAACTGCTGGCGATGCGGTTCATCACCGGCATCGGACTGGGCGCGGCGACGCCCAGCACGATCGCGCTGACCGCGGAGTACAGCCCCAAGCGTGTCCGCGCCAGCCTGGTGCTGGCCATCTACTGCGGCTTCTCGCTCGGCTTCGTCGCCGCCAACTACGCCGCCGACTGGCTGATCCCCGCCTACGGCTGGCGGGCGGTCTTCGTGGCCGGGGCGGTGGCCCCGCTCGCTTTGGTCCCCGTGCTGCTGTGGCGGCTCCCCGAGTCGATCTCCCACCTGCTCCGCCGTGGCGAGACCTCCGCGGCGTACGCACTGTGCCGGCGGATCGACCCCGCCCTGCCGCAGGTGAACGCACCGCAGGTCGAGGCCGAGAGCGCCGACCCCGGCAAACGGGTCAAGCTGCGGCAACTCGTCTCGGGCGGTCAGCTGCTCGGCACCGTGCTGCTGTGGCTGGTCTTCTCGATCAACCTGGCGATGTTCTACGGCCTGCAGAGCTGGATGCCGACCATCCTCAGCGAGCGCGGCTACTCCGCCGCGACCCTTGCCACGGCCGCCTCGATGACCACCGTCGGCGGCATCGTGATCGCCTTCGTCATCGGCCCAGCCATGGACCGGATCGGCTCCTTCGGTGCCCTCAGCACGCTCTATCTCGTCGGCTGCGGCTTCCTGACCCTGATGAGCATCGTCCTCGGCGCTCCGGTCTGGGTGGTACTGGTCGCGATCTTCTTGATAGGTTGCTCGGTCAGCGGCGGTCAGAAGAGCGTCATCGCCCTCGCCGCGGTCTACTACCCCGAGGAAGTCCGCTCTACCGGTGTCGGCTGGGCGCTCGGCATCGGTCGTGTCGGCGGTATCGTCGGCCCCCTCCTGGTCGGTGCCCTGCTCGCCGCCGGGTGGAGCCATCAGCAGTTGTTCCTCACCCTCGCGATCCCGTCCGCGCTGTGCGGCCTGATCGTGCTCTACCTCGGTCGCCGAGCCAAGGCCGCAGCCGGTTTCCGCTCCCGGTGA
- a CDS encoding ABC transporter ATP-binding protein — MPTTNAADIAPKTYAWEIRARGLAVRVGRKKMAVDGLDLCLGVGAHGLLGPNGAGKTTLIRTLATVLRPTEGELEMLGTRVGAMADYRALRRRIGYLPQEFGYYKRFTVREFVEYMAWLKEVPKAAVPAAVQRAVERVGLADRADHRMKTLSGGMVRRAGIAQAIVNDPAVLLLDEPTVGLDPAQRLRFRELLQELGRDTCVMVSTHLVEDVAAACSDVVLFADGRLVFQGTPDDLAAAGGPEHPGGSPLERGYSALLQGSEQPGGIW, encoded by the coding sequence ATGCCCACCACGAACGCGGCCGACATCGCACCGAAAACCTACGCCTGGGAGATCCGGGCGAGAGGTCTGGCGGTACGCGTGGGACGCAAGAAGATGGCCGTCGACGGACTCGACCTCTGCCTGGGCGTCGGCGCCCACGGCCTCTTGGGGCCCAACGGAGCGGGAAAGACCACCCTGATCCGAACACTGGCCACCGTGCTGCGCCCCACCGAGGGCGAACTGGAGATGCTCGGCACCCGGGTGGGCGCGATGGCCGACTACCGGGCCCTGCGCCGCCGCATCGGCTACCTGCCGCAGGAATTCGGCTACTACAAGCGCTTCACCGTGCGTGAGTTCGTCGAGTACATGGCCTGGTTGAAGGAGGTTCCGAAGGCAGCCGTCCCCGCGGCCGTCCAGCGGGCCGTGGAACGGGTGGGCCTGGCGGACCGTGCCGACCACCGGATGAAGACCCTGTCCGGTGGCATGGTGCGGCGGGCCGGCATCGCTCAGGCCATCGTCAACGATCCCGCGGTGCTGCTGTTGGACGAGCCGACAGTCGGCCTGGACCCGGCGCAGCGGTTGCGCTTCCGCGAGCTGTTGCAGGAACTGGGCCGCGACACGTGTGTGATGGTCTCCACCCATCTGGTCGAGGACGTCGCGGCCGCCTGCTCCGACGTGGTGCTCTTCGCCGACGGCCGCCTCGTCTTCCAGGGCACGCCGGACGACCTGGCCGCGGCGGGCGGCCCCGAACACCCGGGCGGCAGCCCCCTGGAGCGCGGCTACTCGGCGCTGCTCCAGGGCTCCGAGCAGCCTGGAGGCATCTGGTGA
- a CDS encoding helix-turn-helix domain-containing protein: MPVLYPGEFRDDVVRVARNREKGVTLAQIAKDFGVHEMTLSKWLRQAAARRSGPAHGGPSTRNRACRLRRTSRPASVCVTVSVLLRRTARCRSPAGPTRSRRTPS; this comes from the coding sequence GTGCCTGTTCTCTATCCCGGAGAGTTCCGTGACGACGTCGTGCGCGTGGCCCGCAACCGCGAGAAGGGCGTCACCCTTGCGCAGATCGCGAAGGACTTCGGCGTCCATGAGATGACGCTGTCGAAGTGGCTGCGCCAGGCCGCTGCCCGTCGCAGCGGACCTGCGCACGGCGGCCCGAGCACTCGGAATCGGGCCTGCCGTCTACGCCGAACCAGCAGGCCAGCAAGCGTTTGCGTCACCGTCTCGGTCCTGCTGCGGCGTACAGCACGGTGCCGGTCGCCAGCAGGACCCACGCGGTCGCGGCGGACGCCGTCGTAG
- a CDS encoding carboxymuconolactone decarboxylase family protein, with protein sequence MDTRLNYFANPAAGKALKHFMAAGRELKELPLSATTQELVALRVSQINGCAVCIDMHTKEAAAAGESPVRLNLIAAWREATVFTEAERAALALAEQGTRVADAATGVSDEVWARAEQHYDEEQLAALVLLVSFMNAVNRLNIITQQPAGDYQVGQFH encoded by the coding sequence ATGGACACGCGCCTGAACTACTTCGCCAACCCGGCCGCCGGCAAGGCACTCAAGCACTTCATGGCAGCTGGCCGGGAGCTGAAGGAACTGCCGCTGTCCGCGACGACGCAGGAGTTGGTGGCGCTGCGCGTGAGCCAGATCAACGGCTGCGCGGTCTGCATCGACATGCACACCAAGGAAGCCGCCGCGGCCGGCGAGAGCCCGGTGCGGCTGAACCTGATCGCGGCTTGGCGGGAGGCAACGGTCTTCACCGAGGCCGAACGCGCCGCGCTCGCCTTGGCCGAGCAGGGAACCAGGGTCGCAGACGCGGCCACCGGGGTCAGCGACGAGGTGTGGGCGCGTGCCGAGCAGCACTATGACGAGGAGCAGCTCGCGGCCCTCGTCCTGCTGGTCTCGTTCATGAACGCGGTTAACCGGCTGAACATCATCACCCAGCAGCCGGCGGGCGATTACCAGGTCGGCCAGTTCCACTGA